A stretch of the Bacillus anthracis str. Vollum genome encodes the following:
- a CDS encoding D-arabinono-1,4-lactone oxidase — translation MLSIKGQKWRNWTGNVEGTPHYTMYPESIQDVVEVIELARKKGKKIRVVGSGHSFTPLVQTEEILVSLDEMKGIVNIDTEKMIAEVWAGTKLHELGKLLEEKGYAQENLGDIDSQSIAGAISTGTHGTGITFGSLSTQVIEITAVLSTGETIVCSEMENVEYWRAFQLSLGMLGIIVRIKLNIIRAYSLVYESEKQSLATVMNKLEEYKKNRHFEFFVFPYSDEVQVKVTNETTGKKSDLKWHKLKVELLENKMFSLLSKGCKWFPSISKGVSRLSAKAVPNTKIIGPSYEVFATSRAVPFYEMEYSVPSKYMQAVVEEISNLIEKKKYKVHFPIECRYVKRDDIWLSPAYGRDSAYIAVHMYKGMKYAAYFGEVEKIFLKYEGRPHWGKMHTLTYEKLQNIYPELHSFLKVRKLLDEAEMFSNPYTEKLFTIMKKS, via the coding sequence ATGCTTTCTATAAAAGGACAAAAATGGAGAAATTGGACAGGGAATGTAGAAGGAACACCGCATTATACGATGTATCCAGAAAGTATACAAGATGTAGTAGAAGTTATAGAGCTTGCGCGAAAGAAAGGGAAGAAAATTCGTGTTGTCGGTTCAGGGCACTCATTTACACCTCTTGTGCAAACGGAAGAAATTTTAGTTTCTTTAGATGAAATGAAGGGAATTGTGAATATTGATACGGAGAAGATGATTGCCGAGGTATGGGCAGGAACAAAGTTACATGAGCTAGGGAAGTTACTTGAGGAAAAAGGTTATGCGCAAGAAAATTTAGGGGATATTGATTCGCAATCCATTGCAGGAGCAATTAGTACGGGGACGCATGGAACGGGTATTACCTTTGGAAGTTTATCAACACAAGTTATAGAGATTACGGCAGTTTTATCTACAGGTGAGACTATAGTTTGTTCGGAAATGGAGAATGTGGAATATTGGAGGGCCTTTCAGTTGTCACTTGGGATGCTAGGCATCATTGTAAGGATAAAATTGAACATTATTAGGGCGTATTCACTTGTGTATGAAAGTGAAAAACAGTCATTAGCTACTGTAATGAATAAATTAGAAGAATATAAGAAGAATCGCCACTTTGAATTTTTTGTTTTTCCTTATTCAGATGAAGTGCAGGTGAAAGTCACAAACGAAACAACGGGCAAAAAAAGTGATTTGAAATGGCATAAGCTAAAAGTAGAATTACTAGAAAATAAGATGTTTTCTTTGTTATCTAAAGGATGTAAATGGTTTCCTTCTATAAGTAAAGGAGTAAGTCGATTATCAGCTAAAGCTGTACCGAATACAAAAATAATTGGTCCGAGTTACGAAGTATTTGCTACGTCGCGTGCGGTTCCATTTTATGAAATGGAGTATAGTGTTCCTTCAAAGTATATGCAGGCGGTTGTAGAAGAAATTTCAAACCTTATTGAAAAGAAAAAGTATAAAGTGCACTTCCCAATTGAATGCCGTTATGTGAAAAGGGATGACATATGGCTCAGTCCAGCGTATGGAAGAGATTCTGCGTATATAGCTGTTCATATGTATAAAGGTATGAAGTATGCTGCTTATTTTGGTGAGGTGGAGAAAATTTTTCTAAAGTATGAGGGACGCCCGCATTGGGGGAAAATGCATACGTTAACGTACGAAAAATTACAAAATATATATCCAGAATTGCATTCGTTTCTAAAGGTGAGGAAATTATTAGATGAAGCAGAAATGTTTTCAAACCCTTACACAGAAAAATTATTTACGATTATGAAAAAAAGCTGA
- a CDS encoding amino acid deaminase/aldolase, which produces MDRGIFKEVPLPCAFLDEVALDRNIQSIIELSGNKKIRIASKSLRSVPVMQRILAASDRFQGIMCFSPREALFLIEQGFNDLLLGYPAYDERALHEISLLTKQGLIITCMVDCEDHIVYLEKIAEKSKGCFRVCLDIDMSSRFFKFHFGVKRSPVKDGQGALKIVKRLKESSFLILDGVMGYEAQIAGVGDHIPNQRVKSKVISYLKKKSVLEVKERRGHIVKEIQNLGIELRFVNGGGTGSIKTTEQDHSVSEITIGSAFYAPKLFDYYKEVQFHPAVGFALPVVRKPAPTIYTCLGGGYIASGAIGKDKEPEIWRPGGAKLLALEGAGEVQTPIFYNGEERVEIGDSILFRHSKAGELCERFPFLYRVKEGEIVGEYSTYRGDGQCFL; this is translated from the coding sequence GTGGATCGAGGAATTTTTAAAGAAGTTCCATTACCTTGTGCATTTTTGGATGAAGTGGCTTTAGATAGAAATATTCAATCGATTATAGAATTAAGTGGAAATAAGAAGATTCGTATAGCGAGTAAATCGTTACGTTCTGTTCCGGTTATGCAAAGGATTTTGGCTGCAAGTGATCGATTTCAAGGTATCATGTGTTTTTCACCTAGGGAAGCTTTGTTTTTAATTGAACAAGGATTCAATGATTTATTGCTCGGATATCCTGCTTATGATGAAAGAGCGTTACATGAAATAAGTTTGCTAACAAAGCAAGGGCTCATTATAACTTGTATGGTGGATTGTGAAGATCATATTGTTTATTTAGAAAAAATTGCCGAGAAGTCTAAAGGATGTTTTCGTGTTTGCTTAGATATTGATATGAGTAGTCGTTTTTTTAAGTTCCATTTTGGGGTCAAAAGATCACCGGTAAAAGATGGGCAAGGTGCTTTGAAAATAGTAAAAAGGTTGAAAGAATCATCATTTTTAATACTAGATGGTGTAATGGGATATGAAGCCCAAATTGCTGGGGTAGGAGATCACATACCGAATCAACGAGTGAAAAGTAAAGTGATTTCATATTTAAAGAAGAAATCAGTGTTAGAAGTTAAAGAAAGAAGAGGACATATCGTAAAAGAAATACAAAATCTAGGTATTGAACTAAGGTTTGTAAATGGGGGAGGCACAGGAAGTATAAAAACAACTGAGCAAGATCATTCAGTTTCAGAGATTACAATAGGTTCGGCTTTTTATGCCCCGAAGCTGTTTGATTATTATAAAGAGGTGCAATTTCATCCAGCTGTCGGATTTGCTTTACCAGTTGTGCGTAAACCAGCCCCAACAATTTACACTTGTCTAGGTGGCGGATATATTGCCTCAGGCGCAATTGGGAAAGATAAAGAACCTGAGATTTGGAGGCCGGGTGGTGCAAAACTATTAGCTTTAGAAGGCGCTGGTGAAGTGCAAACACCGATTTTCTATAACGGTGAGGAACGAGTAGAGATAGGAGATTCTATCTTGTTTCGCCATAGTAAAGCTGGAGAATTATGTGAGCGGTTTCCTTTTTTATATCGTGTGAAAGAAGGAGAGATTGTTGGGGAGTATTCAACATATCGGGGGGATGGCCAATGCTTTCTATAA
- the sph gene encoding sphingomyelinase C: protein MEVWNVKGKLLKGVLSFGIGLGVLYGGSSAQADTSTDQNNTLKVMTHNVYMLSTNLYPNWGQSERADLIGAADYIKNQDVVILNEVFDNSASDRLLGNLKKEYPNQTAVLGRSNGNEWDKTLGSYSSATPEDGGVAIVSKWPIVEKVQYVFANGCGPDNLSNKGFVYTKIKKNDRFVHVIGTHLQAEDSMCGKTSPASVRTNQLKEIQDFIKNKNIPNDEYVLFGGDMNVNKINAENNSDSEYASMFKTLHASIPSYTGHTATWDATTNSIAKYNFPDSPAEYLDYIIASKDHANPSFIENKVLQPKSPQWTVTSWLKKYTYNDYSDHYPVEATISMK, encoded by the coding sequence ATGGAGGTATGGAACGTGAAAGGTAAATTGCTAAAAGGTGTACTTAGCTTTGGGATTGGTTTAGGAGTTTTATACGGAGGATCCTCAGCTCAAGCAGATACGTCTACAGATCAAAACAATACTTTGAAAGTGATGACGCATAACGTGTACATGCTATCAACTAACTTATATCCGAATTGGGGACAAAGTGAGCGTGCTGATTTAATTGGGGCGGCAGATTATATTAAGAATCAAGACGTTGTTATATTAAATGAAGTGTTTGATAATAGTGCTTCAGATCGCCTTTTAGGAAATTTGAAGAAAGAATACCCAAATCAAACAGCTGTATTAGGTCGTAGCAACGGAAATGAATGGGATAAAACGTTAGGTAGCTATTCATCTGCAACTCCTGAAGATGGAGGCGTTGCAATCGTTAGCAAATGGCCGATCGTTGAAAAGGTTCAATATGTATTTGCAAATGGATGTGGACCAGATAATTTATCGAATAAAGGATTTGTATACACGAAAATTAAGAAAAATGATCGTTTCGTTCATGTAATTGGGACGCATTTGCAGGCTGAAGATAGTATGTGCGGAAAAACTTCACCTGCATCTGTACGTACAAACCAGTTAAAAGAAATTCAAGATTTTATTAAAAATAAAAATATACCAAATGACGAGTACGTCCTATTTGGTGGTGATATGAATGTGAATAAAATAAATGCTGAGAACAATAGTGACTCAGAATACGCATCAATGTTCAAAACATTGCACGCTTCTATTCCATCTTATACAGGACATACAGCAACTTGGGATGCAACGACAAACAGTATTGCAAAATATAATTTCCCTGATAGCCCTGCCGAGTATTTAGATTATATTATTGCAAGTAAGGACCATGCGAATCCGTCATTTATAGAGAATAAAGTATTACAACCGAAATCTCCACAGTGGACTGTTACATCATGGCTCAAAAAATATACATATAATGATTATTCTGATCATTATCCAGTCGAGGCGACTATTTCTATGAAGTAG